One window of Trifolium pratense cultivar HEN17-A07 linkage group LG5, ARS_RC_1.1, whole genome shotgun sequence genomic DNA carries:
- the LOC123883775 gene encoding uncharacterized protein LOC123883775 isoform X1, with the protein MVPASKTEGATGTHLLSAKVRKTIQSIKEIVGDHSEADIYVALRETNMDPNETTQKLLNQDPFHEVKRRRDRKKESQNLGNQNVGNRSSGEPKRHSDNANRGSGEPRRHSDNGNRGSGEPRRHSDSGGERAQFHNPSEHNVGNRGSGEPRRHSENGGQGSQSHHHSEHNVGNKGSGEQRKHSENGGQGAQFHNTSQHNVENKGLGEPRRHPENGGQGMHFHTPAEHRVRRTNYSRNPLPSFSREFRVVRDNRVNHIYKEVKPPSQQQPISTTDKLPVNTSEKSSSAASTNQKSTGARNHQALNGPSDSRQSKDAATNARQSKDAATNASDKKVTSENKQGLVSNTSSQVQPIKPNNSHKNSSTVASTSSVVGVYSSSTDPVHVPSPDSRSSGAVGAIRREVGVVGVRRQSADLKPKQLFASSSSYANNSIVGKDGPSADSFQPVGAVQKNEQLSQAAVSAVTEPSFPGISVSRPSLNNQYNSRSHQQLVGHQRVSQHNKEWKPKSSQKTNSNGPGVIGTPKKSVSSPAENSKDIVSDTAQLQDKLTQMNLFENQNVIIAQHIRVPETDRRRLTFGTIGVGTELDSLRHQSQYQIIGATDNLNGESTTSLTVPASELSSDDVSGSKQVDLRDDQIRSPESESPASGAASEQQLPDNKESSSSHNLDSYANIGLVRDTSPSYAPASQQQDSHDMPGFSAYDPPTGYDIPYFRPNMDETVRAQVLSPPQEVLNSHHAANNVPTSTVTMMQQQQQQQQQHQVAQMYPQVHLSHYANLMPYRQFLSPVYVPPMAVPGYSNSAPYPHPSNGNSYLLMPGGGSPHLNANNLKYGVQQFKPVPAGSPTGFGNFANPGYAMLAPGVVGGASALEDSSRVKYKDNLYVPNPQAETSEIWLQNPRDLSGMQSTQYYNMPGQSPHATPFMPSHTGHASFNAAAAQSSHMQFPGMYHTPPQQAGMPSPHHLGPAMGNNVGVAGAAPGQQVGAYQQPQLGHLNWQTNF; encoded by the exons ATCCTTTCCATGAGGTGAAAAGAAGGAGAGACCGAAAGAAGGAG AGTCAGAATCTTGGGAATCAGAATGTTGGGAACAGGAGTTCGGGTGAACCAAAGAGGCATTCTGACAATGCTAACAGGGGTTCAGGTGAACCAAGGAGGCATTCGGACAATGGTAACAGGGGTTCAGGTGAACCAAGGCGGCATTCGGACAGTGGTGGTGAAAGAGCGCAATTCCACAACCCATCTGAACATAATGTGGGGAACAGGGGTTCGGGTGAACCACGGAGGCATTCTGAGAATGGTGGTCAAGGATCGCAATCCCACCACCATTCCGAACATAATGTTGGGAACAAGGGTTCGGGTGAACAAAGGAAGCATTCTGAGAATGGCGGTCAGGGAGCGCAATTTCACAACACTTCTCAACATAATGTTGAGAACAAGGGTTTGGGTGAACCAAGAAGGCATCCTGAAAATGGTGGTCAAGGAATGCATTTCCACACCCCTGCTGAACATAGAGTTCGAAGAACAAACTATTCTCGAAACCCTTTACCCA GCTTCAGCAGAGAGTTCCGTGTTGTCAGAGATAACAGAGTAAACCATATATATAAAGAAGTGAAGCCCCCTTCACAACAACAGCCAATATCCACCACAGATAAATTGCCTGTAAACACTTCTGAAAAGAg TTCGTCCGCAGCTTCGACCAATCAAAAGTCAACTGGTGCTAGAAATCATCAGGCTCTAAATGGGCCTTCTGATTCTCGACAATCAAAAGATGCTGCTACAAATGCTAGACAATCAAAAGATGCTGCTACTAATGCCAGTGACAAAAAAGTTACATCTGAGAACAAGCAAGGCTTGGTATCCAATACATCATCACAGGTGCAACCAATTAAGCCTAACAACAGCCACAAGAACTCTTCAACAGTGGCTTCAACCAGTTCTGTAGTGGGAGTGTATTCTTCTTCAACAGATCCAGTTCACGTGCCGTCTCCTGATTCCAGATCATCGGGTGCTGTTGGAGCCATTAGGCGTGAAGTTGGGGTTGTTGGTGTTCGTAGACAGTCTGCTGACCTGAAACCAAAACAGTTGTTTGCTTCTAGTAGTTCTTATGCTAATAATTCTATTGTTGGAAAAGATGGTCCATCTGCAGATTCATTTCAACCAGTTGGTGCTGTCCAAAAGAATGAACAGCTCAGCCAAGCGGCTGTTAGTGCTGTAACTGAGCCCTCTTTCCCTGGCATCTCTGTTAGCAGACCATCTTTGAACAATCAGTATAATAGCAGGTCACATCAACAACTTGTGGGACATCAGAGAG TCTCCCAGCATAATAAGGAATGGAAGCCTAAATCAAGCCAGAAGACGAACAGCAATGGTCCTGGAGTGATTGGTACACCCAAAAAAAGCGTTTCATCTCCAGCTGAAAATTCTAAAGATATAGTATCAGATACAGCACAGCTTCAAGATAAACTTAcacaaatgaatttatttgagaACCAAAATGTGATCATAGCACAACATATTCGCGTTCCAGAGACTGATCGCCGTCGGCTAACCTTTGGTACCATTGGTGTTGGTACAGAACTTGATTCTTTGAGGCATCAATCTCAGTATCAAATAATAGGAGCTACTGATAATTTAAATGGAGAATCAACTACAAG CTTGACAGTACCTGCTTCAGAGTTGTCCTCTGATGATGTCTCTGGGAGCAAGCAGGTGGATTTACGGGATGACCAAATTAGAAGTCCCGAGTCCGAATCTCCAGCATCTGGTGCTGCTTCTGAGCAACAGTTGCCTGATAACAAAGAATCCTCAAGCTCTCATAATTTGGACAGTTATGCCAATATTGGATTGGTACGTGATACAAGTCCGTCTTATGCACCAGCATCACAACAGCAAGATTCTCATGATATGCCTGGCTTCTCG GCCTACGACCCTCCCACTGGTTACGATATTCCTTATTTTAGACCTAATATGGATGAAACTGTACGAGCTCAGGTTCTTTCACCACCTCAGGAG GTTTTGAACTCCCACCATGCTGCAAACAATGTTCCGACATCCACAGTCACCATGATgcaacaacagcagcaacaacaacaacaacatcaagtTGCACAGATGTATCCACAAGTTCATCTTTCACATTATGCTAATCTTATGCCATATCGTCAGTTTCTCTCCCCAGTCTACGTACCACCCATGGCTGTGCCTGGATATTCAAACAGTGCTCCCTATCCTCATCCAAGTAACGGCAACAGTTACTTGTTGATGCCTGGTGGTGGTTCCCCCCATCTTAATGCCAACAACCTTAAATATGGAGTTCAGCAATTCAAGCCTGTTCCTGCTGGAAGTCCTACTGGGTTTGGAAACTTTGCTAATCCAGGGTATGCCATGTTAGCTCCAGGTGTGGTTGGGGGTGCGTCAGCTTTAGAAGATTCATCTAGAGTCAAGTACAAAGATAATCTTTATGTACCAAATCCTCAG GCGGAGACATCAGAAATATGGTTACAGAATCCAAGAGATCTTTCAGGCATGCAATCTACTCAATACTATAACATGCCAGGACAATCGCCGCATGCTACTCCATTCATGCCTTCACACACTGGACACGCTTCCTTCAATGCCGCTGCAGCTCAATCTTCTCACATGCAGTTCCCCGGTATGTATCATACTCCTCCACAACAAGCTGGCATGCCTAGTCCTCATCATTTAGGGCCGGCAATGGGAAATAATGTTGGAGTGGCCGGAGCTGCTCCTGGGCAACAAGTTGGTGCATATCAGCAACCGCAATTGGGACACCTCAATTGGCAAACAAATTTCTGA
- the LOC123883775 gene encoding uncharacterized protein LOC123883775 isoform X2 — protein MVPASKTEGATGTHLLSAKVRKTIQSIKEIVGDHSEADIYVALRETNMDPNETTQKLLNQDPFHEVKRRRDRKKESQNLGNQNVGNRSSGEPKRHSDNANRGSGEPRRHSDNGNRGSGEPRRHSDSGGERAQFHNPSEHNVGNRGSGEPRRHSENGGQGSQSHHHSEHNVGNKGSGEQRKHSENGGQGAQFHNTSQHNVENKGLGEPRRHPENGGQGMHFHTPAEHRVRRTNYSRNPLPSFSREFRVVRDNRVNHIYKEVKPPSQQQPISTTDKLPVNTSEKSSSAASTNQKSTGARNHQALNGPSDSRQSKDAATNARQSKDAATNASDKKVTSENKQGLVSNTSSQVQPIKPNNSHKNSSTVASTSSVVGVYSSSTDPVHVPSPDSRSSGAVGAIRREVGVVGVRRQSADLKPKQLFASSSSYANNSIVGKDGPSADSFQPVGAVQKNEQLSQAAVSAVTEPSFPGISVSRPSLNNQYNSRSHQQLVGHQRVSQHNKEWKPKSSQKTNSNGPGVIGTPKKSVSSPAENSKDIVSDTAQLQDKLTQMNLFENQNVIIAQHIRVPETDRRRLTFGTIGVGTELDSLRHQSQYQIIGATDNLNGESTTSLTVPASELSSDDVSGSKQVDLRDDQIRSPESESPASGAASEQQLPDNKESSSSHNLDSYANIGLVRDTSPSYAPASQQQDSHDMPGFSVLNSHHAANNVPTSTVTMMQQQQQQQQQHQVAQMYPQVHLSHYANLMPYRQFLSPVYVPPMAVPGYSNSAPYPHPSNGNSYLLMPGGGSPHLNANNLKYGVQQFKPVPAGSPTGFGNFANPGYAMLAPGVVGGASALEDSSRVKYKDNLYVPNPQAETSEIWLQNPRDLSGMQSTQYYNMPGQSPHATPFMPSHTGHASFNAAAAQSSHMQFPGMYHTPPQQAGMPSPHHLGPAMGNNVGVAGAAPGQQVGAYQQPQLGHLNWQTNF, from the exons ATCCTTTCCATGAGGTGAAAAGAAGGAGAGACCGAAAGAAGGAG AGTCAGAATCTTGGGAATCAGAATGTTGGGAACAGGAGTTCGGGTGAACCAAAGAGGCATTCTGACAATGCTAACAGGGGTTCAGGTGAACCAAGGAGGCATTCGGACAATGGTAACAGGGGTTCAGGTGAACCAAGGCGGCATTCGGACAGTGGTGGTGAAAGAGCGCAATTCCACAACCCATCTGAACATAATGTGGGGAACAGGGGTTCGGGTGAACCACGGAGGCATTCTGAGAATGGTGGTCAAGGATCGCAATCCCACCACCATTCCGAACATAATGTTGGGAACAAGGGTTCGGGTGAACAAAGGAAGCATTCTGAGAATGGCGGTCAGGGAGCGCAATTTCACAACACTTCTCAACATAATGTTGAGAACAAGGGTTTGGGTGAACCAAGAAGGCATCCTGAAAATGGTGGTCAAGGAATGCATTTCCACACCCCTGCTGAACATAGAGTTCGAAGAACAAACTATTCTCGAAACCCTTTACCCA GCTTCAGCAGAGAGTTCCGTGTTGTCAGAGATAACAGAGTAAACCATATATATAAAGAAGTGAAGCCCCCTTCACAACAACAGCCAATATCCACCACAGATAAATTGCCTGTAAACACTTCTGAAAAGAg TTCGTCCGCAGCTTCGACCAATCAAAAGTCAACTGGTGCTAGAAATCATCAGGCTCTAAATGGGCCTTCTGATTCTCGACAATCAAAAGATGCTGCTACAAATGCTAGACAATCAAAAGATGCTGCTACTAATGCCAGTGACAAAAAAGTTACATCTGAGAACAAGCAAGGCTTGGTATCCAATACATCATCACAGGTGCAACCAATTAAGCCTAACAACAGCCACAAGAACTCTTCAACAGTGGCTTCAACCAGTTCTGTAGTGGGAGTGTATTCTTCTTCAACAGATCCAGTTCACGTGCCGTCTCCTGATTCCAGATCATCGGGTGCTGTTGGAGCCATTAGGCGTGAAGTTGGGGTTGTTGGTGTTCGTAGACAGTCTGCTGACCTGAAACCAAAACAGTTGTTTGCTTCTAGTAGTTCTTATGCTAATAATTCTATTGTTGGAAAAGATGGTCCATCTGCAGATTCATTTCAACCAGTTGGTGCTGTCCAAAAGAATGAACAGCTCAGCCAAGCGGCTGTTAGTGCTGTAACTGAGCCCTCTTTCCCTGGCATCTCTGTTAGCAGACCATCTTTGAACAATCAGTATAATAGCAGGTCACATCAACAACTTGTGGGACATCAGAGAG TCTCCCAGCATAATAAGGAATGGAAGCCTAAATCAAGCCAGAAGACGAACAGCAATGGTCCTGGAGTGATTGGTACACCCAAAAAAAGCGTTTCATCTCCAGCTGAAAATTCTAAAGATATAGTATCAGATACAGCACAGCTTCAAGATAAACTTAcacaaatgaatttatttgagaACCAAAATGTGATCATAGCACAACATATTCGCGTTCCAGAGACTGATCGCCGTCGGCTAACCTTTGGTACCATTGGTGTTGGTACAGAACTTGATTCTTTGAGGCATCAATCTCAGTATCAAATAATAGGAGCTACTGATAATTTAAATGGAGAATCAACTACAAG CTTGACAGTACCTGCTTCAGAGTTGTCCTCTGATGATGTCTCTGGGAGCAAGCAGGTGGATTTACGGGATGACCAAATTAGAAGTCCCGAGTCCGAATCTCCAGCATCTGGTGCTGCTTCTGAGCAACAGTTGCCTGATAACAAAGAATCCTCAAGCTCTCATAATTTGGACAGTTATGCCAATATTGGATTGGTACGTGATACAAGTCCGTCTTATGCACCAGCATCACAACAGCAAGATTCTCATGATATGCCTGGCTTCTCG GTTTTGAACTCCCACCATGCTGCAAACAATGTTCCGACATCCACAGTCACCATGATgcaacaacagcagcaacaacaacaacaacatcaagtTGCACAGATGTATCCACAAGTTCATCTTTCACATTATGCTAATCTTATGCCATATCGTCAGTTTCTCTCCCCAGTCTACGTACCACCCATGGCTGTGCCTGGATATTCAAACAGTGCTCCCTATCCTCATCCAAGTAACGGCAACAGTTACTTGTTGATGCCTGGTGGTGGTTCCCCCCATCTTAATGCCAACAACCTTAAATATGGAGTTCAGCAATTCAAGCCTGTTCCTGCTGGAAGTCCTACTGGGTTTGGAAACTTTGCTAATCCAGGGTATGCCATGTTAGCTCCAGGTGTGGTTGGGGGTGCGTCAGCTTTAGAAGATTCATCTAGAGTCAAGTACAAAGATAATCTTTATGTACCAAATCCTCAG GCGGAGACATCAGAAATATGGTTACAGAATCCAAGAGATCTTTCAGGCATGCAATCTACTCAATACTATAACATGCCAGGACAATCGCCGCATGCTACTCCATTCATGCCTTCACACACTGGACACGCTTCCTTCAATGCCGCTGCAGCTCAATCTTCTCACATGCAGTTCCCCGGTATGTATCATACTCCTCCACAACAAGCTGGCATGCCTAGTCCTCATCATTTAGGGCCGGCAATGGGAAATAATGTTGGAGTGGCCGGAGCTGCTCCTGGGCAACAAGTTGGTGCATATCAGCAACCGCAATTGGGACACCTCAATTGGCAAACAAATTTCTGA